The Strix uralensis isolate ZFMK-TIS-50842 chromosome 4, bStrUra1, whole genome shotgun sequence genomic interval GGCTCCATCGGTCCTGGTGAATTATCCCACAGGAGGGCAGGTGGGGACTGAGTGACCTCAACTAGGTGTCTAACAGCCTTGGTCTCCAGCCATCCCCTGGGGGACAGCCACAATGCTGGAGGGAGATCAAAACCTCAGCAGGTCAAAATCAGTCCTGTGGTCATGATGCTGTTCCCATTGACTTGAGAGGGCAGCCTCAAGCAAGAGGATTTGAAAAATCCTGAGAAAAAGTGCCAAACTAGCTATAGTGcttccctggctgcagggtgagttGGATACAAGTCCTCGGTGGGCTATGGGAGATGTGGATCCCACCCAGCAGATGGAGTGACAGACCtctctgctttgctgctttgctGAGCTCTGTGCAAAGGCCATCGGCAATATTCAGAAGTTATGTTAATcgtttgtgtttttttttttttttaacctctaggTTTAGCTACACCACTCCAGAGGGTTAATCAGGTTCCCTGAGTTGGGTGCCTGTTGTTAGATGAGGTGGTGATGAAGAGTGCTGGCTTTCCTGCACTTCATGGGCCATGGGTAGCACTGGTGCTGGAAGGGGACATTGCTTTGCACATCACACTTCCCCGCTGCATTCTTTTCACCCGGGCAAACAACTTGCCAGAACTTTAGAGCACAACCCGTCAGACAACCCCAAATGAGCACTTGGTGACATGGGCACCATGGCAGGGCCAGGAGTAGACAGCACAGCTCCTAGAGGAGATGAATCAGCCTTGGGAAATCACCTAGGACCATCACCCTTGTAGGTAAGATCTGGTTCTGCTCCAGGTCCCTGTACAACATTGGCATCCCGGGAAGTCAGCGAGACTTATGCTTCAGACTCTGACATGCTCCTTAGCGGGATCAAACCTCGCTCACCTCCAGCACCTTCACCGGTTGACAACAGAGGTGGGAGCTCTGGGCCCATGGAGGCAGATCCTGGCACCCTCCCCCaaactggaaggaaggaaggctgGGGGAAGAGGCAGCAAAGCTGTTTGGAGATCACTGTGCCATAATTACAGCCTGTTTGaaacagagctgctgcctctttAGTCTGAAATTCATTAATTAAACTGCTGAATGCAAAATGAATTAATTAAAGCAATTATTATGCTGCTATTTTATTCATTTGCTATTTACTTTGATTGATTATATGACTCTGATTAATAAATATTGAATAGGTGttaattaattgaattaatttattgctGGTTTATTCACCTATCAGTTACCTATCCCTCACGTCTATTCATGAGTTGTGTCCTGAAAGTTTGTCCCAAGGAGCAGGTTCCCAGGGGCTCAGCCacaggcagcggggctgggaTGGGGGACGGGATCACTTACCAAAGGGCAGAACGAAGAAGAAGGGGAACCAGCAGAGAATGAAAACACCCACGACGATGGCAAGAGTCTTGGCTGCTTTTTTCTCACGGGAGAACTTGAGGAGCCGCACGGAGAGGGAGCTCCTGAAGTTGTGCCCCTTGCTCCGGGTGCTGGAGAGAGGCTCCTCCAGCACGCTGCGGCAGTGGATGCGCAGTACCACCTCCATGGATTTATTCCTCTCCTTCTTGACCCCAGCCTCCAAGCTCCGGGTGGTCCGCCTGGCCACCACGTAGATCCTGAAGTACATCACCAGGATGACCATGAGGGGCAGGtagaaggagaagagggaggagaacAAGGCATAGCCCGGCTCCTCCGTGATGCTACAGATGCTCTCATCTGGTGGCGGGGGTTCCTTCCATCCCAGCAGCGGACCGATGGAGATGACCATGGAGGAGAGCCAGACCACCACGAGGATGACCCCCGCTTTCCTCTCGGTCATGATCGTGGGGTACTTGAGGGAGTACTTGACACCTATATACCTGTCCACGGAGATGATGCACAGGCTCATGATGGAGGCGGAGCAGCACAGCACGTCCACCGCTGCCCAGATGTTGCAGAAGATGCGCCCAAACACCCAGAAGCCCAACACCTCCAAGGTGGCCGAGAAGGGCAGCACGGTGGTGCTGAGCAGCAGGTCGGCGATGGCCAGGTTGACGATGAAGTAGTTGGTGACGGTCTGCAGGTGCCGGTTGCACGCCACCGAGAGGATGACGAGGATGTTCCCCACGATGGCTGAGAGGATGAAGACGGCCAGGAAGACCCCGACGCCCACCGCCTGCACGTCCAAGGCAAAAGTCAGCGTGGTGCCGTTGCCCTCGGGGGTCTCCTCACCTTGCAGCCCCCAGGACCGGTTGGCACCGCTCTGGCTGCCTTGTCCCGTCCGGTTCCCACTCAAGCTGCCATTGCTCAGCTCGGGAAAAGTCATTGTAGAAAAGGTCCGGGCTCCATGGAGGGTGAGGAGAAAGCGATGCCGAGGCGCAGCCCCCCCGGCATgatccccgcagccccctccaAGACTCAGCACCTGCCTTCCCACCTCCCAACCCCCCCGCGGGGCAAGGCTCGGTCCCCCCAGccgggatggagggatggagggcgAGCGGGATGCGCTGCTCCTcgtcaccgcccccccccccctccccagctccgcTTCACGCCGGTCCCCCTCCCCGTGTCCGGCTCTCGCCGCCCCTCAGCCCCACCGCCGGCCCGCCCGGGGGGGCAGCGAGGTCGGTGCCCCCCCGCTGCCCTCGCATGCTCCGGGGGGCTGCGCTGGGCAGCGGTCGGCAGCGCCCGGTGGCTCCGTTCGCCTTCCCGCTGGCCCGGGAGAGCTCCGGGAGGGGCGacgggagggagggaaggagggagggagggaggggggagccgggacggggaggtggggggtgtcGGGAGCCCCGAGCGTCAGGTgctgccggaggaggaggaggaggaggaggagaaggaggaggaggaagaggagggtgaggaggaggaggaggcggcagcagcgCTGCTCTGCGGGACGAAGCGAGCCCGGGGCAGGGTGAAgccggcagcagcgcccggcGCTTGCAGACCCGGCGGGGGGAGGCGagatggtggggaggggggagtccCGCACTTCGGGGGGGCAGGCGCCCACTCG includes:
- the ADRA1D gene encoding alpha-1D adrenergic receptor; this encodes MTFPELSNGSLSGNRTGQGSQSGANRSWGLQGEETPEGNGTTLTFALDVQAVGVGVFLAVFILSAIVGNILVILSVACNRHLQTVTNYFIVNLAIADLLLSTTVLPFSATLEVLGFWVFGRIFCNIWAAVDVLCCSASIMSLCIISVDRYIGVKYSLKYPTIMTERKAGVILVVVWLSSMVISIGPLLGWKEPPPPDESICSITEEPGYALFSSLFSFYLPLMVILVMYFRIYVVARRTTRSLEAGVKKERNKSMEVVLRIHCRSVLEEPLSSTRSKGHNFRSSLSVRLLKFSREKKAAKTLAIVVGVFILCWFPFFFVLPFGSFFPSLKPSEIVFKVIFWLGYFNSCVNPIIYPCSSKEFKRAFIRLLKCQCHRRRRPIWRVYDHHWRGASMNSSVQDSETDLRPRINTLNSSFIFNSSLQERASKRRTLSFKGWKMLTPFQKPASTQLKEKMNSLSNKIRGGSSKGGVTATYKPEVESVSIGIPHDFTETIDYQTYDLTDCCGLRETDI